TCGAAAGAATGGCAATCTAAATTAAAGGTGATGATCCCTTCATTTGGTCAGGAATTGAATGCCAATCCGGATTTATTAGATCAAGTTAGAAAAAGCACAAGCGAAACTTTAAAGCTGAGCTAAATTAAAATATATAAATAGTAAAAGCATCGAAATTCTCGATGCTTTTTTGTTTTTAACGGGTAGTTTTTAATGGTATTTTATATTTCATTTTTAATGAAATGTACATAAACCAAATTAATTCTCTAATACTATCTATTTTTACTATTTTTGCACACGAATTTGAGAATTAAAAGAGCTTTATTCTCATGAAATAAATGTAATACAATACTAATGATTTTACCAATTATAGGTTATGGAGATCCTGTATTAAGGAAGGTAGGAGCTGAAATTACGCCTGATTATCCAAACTTAAAGGAGATTATTGCCAATATGTACGATACCATGTACAATGCTTATGGAGTTGGTTTGGCTGCTCCTCAAGTGGGGATGCCAATACGTTTATTTGTAATTGACACCACCCCTTTTAGTGATGATGAAGATCTATCTGAAGCCGATCAAAAGAAAATGAATGGATTCAAACGCACTTTTATCAATGCTACAATTTTGAAAGAAGAAGGCGAGGAGTGGAGCTTTAACGAAGGTTGTTTGAGTATTCCAGATGTTCGTGAAGATGTGTATCGTAATCCGGTGGTTACCATCGAATATTGTGAAGAAGATTTTGTTATGAAAACCGAAGTTTTTGACGGTTTGATTGCAAGGGTAATTCAGCACGAATACGATCATATTGAAGGGATTTTATTTACCGATAAAATTTCA
This sequence is a window from Flavobacterium ammoniigenes. Protein-coding genes within it:
- the def gene encoding peptide deformylase, producing the protein MILPIIGYGDPVLRKVGAEITPDYPNLKEIIANMYDTMYNAYGVGLAAPQVGMPIRLFVIDTTPFSDDEDLSEADQKKMNGFKRTFINATILKEEGEEWSFNEGCLSIPDVREDVYRNPVVTIEYCEEDFVMKTEVFDGLIARVIQHEYDHIEGILFTDKISSLKKRLIQKKLKNITEGKTFQEYRMKFFGKKGR